From a single Nymphaea colorata isolate Beijing-Zhang1983 chromosome 4, ASM883128v2, whole genome shotgun sequence genomic region:
- the LOC116252434 gene encoding uncharacterized protein LOC116252434 — MQKFGWGTPIGCSRQGSRSDFAGKMRGKVNELADEWCTSEWWIRGFHLVLRVMKANKEKWQTSSNHDIKQMADVATLIEYEKPNMGDYLWLQGLVHYCSFPELLSRKLSLLIGWIIIIQSD, encoded by the exons ATGCAGAAATTTGGATGGGGAACTCCCATCGGATGCAGTCGTCAAGGTTCCAGGAGTGATTTCGCTGGGAAGATGAGAG GGAAAGTAAATGAACTTGCTGATGAGTGGTGTACATCGGAATGGTGGATTAGGGGCTTCCATCTGGTGCTTCGGGTGATGAAGGCTAATAAAG aaaaatggcAAACCTCCAGCAATCATGACATAAAGCAGATGGCAGATGTTGCCACCTTGATTGAATATGAAAAGCCTAATATGGGTGACTATTTGTGGTTGCAAGGACTTGTCCATTATTGTTCTTTTCCGGAATTACTTTCTAGAAAATTGTCTCTCCTCATTGGATGGATCATTATAATTCAATCTGATTGA